In Neorhizobium sp. NCHU2750, a single genomic region encodes these proteins:
- a CDS encoding type II and III secretion system protein family protein, whose translation MRQTICCTATARQTYRLSSRDRSSPARRRRIERSDQVTSFKLKIRGIVSVGLASCLAVAGLPEGFAPSFLAATEAAAADSGVIKIAQGGPGAKRHLTLGLNKALVIDLPSDAHDILVADPSMADAVTRTSRRIYLFGKTVGQTNIFVFGPNGEEIVTLDVEIERDISGLEANLRRFLPDSNIKVEIVSDNIVLSGTVRTPQDSSQAQKLALAFLKGGEATTRNITATSGNNGGDSAIYAEDRQTSQVVNLLTIEGEDQVTLKITVAEIRREILKQLGFDNTFTRNPTSRNGLDVLTVGAGSTGLSGTIAGSIGKLGIETALSALEQANAIRTLAEPTLTAISGQSATFNSGGEKLYTTTNADGVSTVTNYSYGISLGFTPTVLSSGRISLRIQTKVSEPVSTSTTNVEYRKRDAETVVELPSGGSLALAGLIRDDIQQSMNGTPGASKLPLLGALFREKSYQRDETELVIIATPYLVRPVNRNELSRPDDNFQPAGDVESVFLGRVNKIYGRKEAPPPAPYQGNVGFIYK comes from the coding sequence ATGCGGCAGACTATCTGCTGCACGGCGACGGCAAGGCAGACATACAGGTTATCAAGTCGGGATCGATCATCACCGGCTCGACGCAGGCGAATTGAACGGAGCGATCAGGTGACGAGCTTTAAACTCAAAATCCGCGGAATTGTTTCTGTCGGCCTGGCGTCCTGCCTGGCCGTTGCAGGCCTTCCCGAAGGTTTCGCTCCCTCTTTCCTCGCCGCGACCGAAGCGGCTGCGGCCGATAGCGGTGTGATCAAGATCGCTCAGGGCGGTCCCGGCGCCAAACGTCACCTGACGCTCGGGCTCAACAAGGCTTTGGTCATCGACCTGCCATCCGACGCCCATGACATCCTGGTTGCCGATCCGTCGATGGCCGATGCGGTCACCCGCACTTCAAGACGCATCTATCTCTTCGGCAAGACGGTCGGCCAGACCAATATCTTCGTCTTCGGGCCGAATGGCGAGGAGATCGTTACGCTCGACGTCGAGATCGAACGCGATATTTCGGGTCTTGAAGCAAATCTTCGCCGCTTCCTGCCGGATTCCAACATCAAGGTGGAAATCGTTTCCGACAACATCGTGCTTTCCGGCACGGTACGCACGCCCCAGGACAGCTCGCAGGCGCAGAAACTTGCACTGGCCTTCCTCAAGGGCGGCGAAGCCACGACCCGCAATATCACTGCGACGAGCGGCAACAATGGTGGCGATTCAGCGATCTACGCCGAAGACCGCCAGACCTCGCAGGTCGTCAATCTGTTGACCATCGAAGGTGAGGATCAGGTCACCTTGAAGATCACAGTGGCCGAAATCCGCCGCGAAATCCTCAAGCAGCTCGGCTTCGACAACACCTTCACCCGCAATCCGACTTCCAGAAATGGCCTCGACGTTCTGACGGTCGGTGCCGGATCCACCGGTCTTTCGGGAACCATCGCCGGAAGCATCGGCAAGCTCGGCATCGAGACGGCTCTCAGCGCGCTCGAACAGGCCAATGCGATCCGCACTTTGGCAGAGCCCACCCTGACGGCGATCTCCGGTCAGTCGGCGACATTCAATTCCGGTGGCGAAAAGCTCTATACGACCACCAATGCCGATGGCGTGTCGACGGTAACGAACTATTCCTATGGTATCTCGCTCGGCTTCACGCCGACGGTCCTCTCCTCCGGGCGCATCAGCCTGCGCATCCAGACGAAGGTATCCGAACCGGTTTCGACGAGCACCACCAACGTCGAATATCGCAAGCGCGATGCTGAAACCGTGGTCGAACTTCCTTCGGGTGGTTCGCTGGCACTTGCCGGCCTGATCCGTGACGACATTCAGCAGAGCATGAACGGAACCCCCGGTGCCTCCAAGCTGCCGCTGCTGGGAGCGCTGTTCCGCGAAAAGAGCTACCAGCGCGACGAAACCGAACTGGTCATCATCGCGACCCCCTATCTGGTTCGCCCCGTCAACCGCAATGAACTGTCCCGGCCGGACGACAATTTCCAGCCCGCCGGCGATGTCGAAAGCGTGTTCCTCGGCAGGGTCAACAAGATCTATGGCCGCAAGGAGGCGCCGCCGCCGGCACCTTACCAGGGCAATGTCGGGTTTATCTACAAATGA
- a CDS encoding pilus assembly protein N-terminal domain-containing protein encodes MALRRVMAALTIASGLIAGAACAAEDQDLLRVFMNQARVLKLDRPVAKVIVGNSEVADATVADATTIVLTGRSFGTTNLVLLDKDGNAIADERVLVSIDEGNTVRVFKQTERTVLSCTPNCEQHTQSGTTTAAKTP; translated from the coding sequence ATGGCGCTGCGTCGCGTAATGGCCGCCCTTACCATTGCATCCGGCCTGATTGCCGGTGCCGCCTGCGCCGCAGAGGATCAGGACCTTCTGCGGGTGTTCATGAATCAGGCTCGCGTGCTCAAGCTCGATCGGCCCGTGGCCAAGGTCATCGTCGGCAATTCGGAAGTGGCGGATGCGACCGTTGCCGACGCGACGACGATCGTCTTGACAGGTCGCAGTTTCGGCACGACCAATCTGGTGCTCCTCGACAAGGACGGGAATGCGATCGCCGACGAGCGCGTTCTCGTGTCGATCGATGAAGGCAATACCGTGCGCGTCTTCAAGCAGACGGAACGAACCGTGCTGTCCTGTACGCCGAATTGCGAACAGCATACCCAGAGCGGCACGACCACGGCCGCCAAGACGCCGTGA
- a CDS encoding CpaD family pilus assembly lipoprotein, translating to MDPRKTTRYSTGRLSAALVIGAAALLSSCAGKDSLTTSSLPDDYRTRHPIVVGEAEKTIDIPVAAGDSGLNKGQSETVAGFVAEYRRTSSGIIQIVTPHGSANEGAAASAASATRKLMVKMGVPAGKILMARFPADFGQSAPIHLTYVAIAAKVDACGQWPADMTLNTESNKNYYNFGCAYQANLAAQLANPNDMLGPRRMTPPDGAQRDAAMDRYRGAYVELKDMDE from the coding sequence ATGGATCCGAGAAAGACAACGAGATATTCGACTGGCCGCCTGTCGGCAGCGTTGGTCATCGGCGCTGCGGCGCTGCTGTCTTCCTGTGCCGGCAAGGATAGCCTCACCACCAGCTCGCTTCCGGATGACTATCGCACCCGTCACCCGATCGTCGTCGGCGAGGCGGAAAAGACCATCGATATTCCGGTCGCAGCCGGCGACAGCGGCCTCAACAAGGGTCAGTCCGAAACGGTCGCCGGCTTCGTCGCCGAATATCGCCGCACCTCATCCGGCATCATCCAGATCGTCACGCCGCACGGATCGGCCAACGAAGGCGCTGCGGCATCCGCGGCATCGGCCACCCGCAAGCTGATGGTCAAGATGGGCGTTCCTGCCGGAAAGATCCTCATGGCCCGTTTCCCGGCGGATTTCGGTCAGTCGGCACCGATACACCTCACCTATGTGGCGATCGCCGCAAAAGTCGATGCCTGTGGTCAATGGCCGGCCGACATGACGCTCAATACGGAATCCAACAAGAACTACTATAATTTCGGTTGCGCCTATCAGGCCAACCTTGCCGCCCAGCTCGCCAACCCGAACGACATGCTCGGCCCGCGCCGCATGACGCCGCCCGATGGCGCCCAGCGCGACGCGGCGATGGATCGTTATCGCGGCGCCTACGTTGAACTGAAGGACATGGACGAATGA
- a CDS encoding TadE/TadG family type IV pilus assembly protein encodes MRKQHANLRLLIDRLRLFGRDVRGVGGVEFALIAPLLLALYITSFELTVGLSFSKRVTRSASTIADLVTQQSSVASTDLQQMINVTNSIFTPYTPENLSIKITGITLDASGNPTVAWSWAQDGSRPYATGTAVSDVPTDMRTASTFLVRSEVSVTHQLLMFMPGLMPNQLRTLTLSRQFFYRQRVGTSISCTGC; translated from the coding sequence ATGAGGAAGCAGCACGCCAACTTGCGGCTCCTCATCGATCGCCTGCGCCTGTTCGGCCGGGATGTTCGTGGTGTCGGCGGTGTCGAATTTGCACTGATCGCGCCGCTGTTGCTCGCCCTCTACATCACCTCGTTCGAGCTGACGGTCGGGCTAAGCTTTTCCAAGCGCGTCACACGCTCGGCCAGCACGATCGCCGATCTGGTGACACAGCAGTCGTCGGTCGCTTCCACCGACCTGCAGCAGATGATCAATGTCACCAACAGCATATTCACGCCCTATACGCCGGAAAACCTGTCGATAAAGATCACCGGCATCACGCTGGACGCATCCGGCAACCCGACCGTCGCCTGGTCATGGGCGCAGGACGGATCCAGGCCTTATGCCACAGGCACCGCCGTGAGCGATGTGCCGACAGACATGCGCACGGCCAGCACGTTTCTGGTGCGATCGGAAGTCTCTGTCACCCACCAGCTGCTGATGTTCATGCCGGGATTGATGCCGAACCAGTTGAGGACGCTGACGCTCAGCCGCCAGTTCTTCTATCGCCAACGCGTGGGAACCAGCATCAGTTGCACGGGCTGCTGA
- a CDS encoding Flp family type IVb pilin encodes MSKIFARFRKDESGATAIEYGLIAALISVALIAGASTLGNQLGNTFNAISTKMGTANTAANK; translated from the coding sequence ATGTCCAAGATTTTCGCTCGTTTTCGCAAAGATGAATCCGGTGCAACGGCCATCGAATATGGTCTGATTGCCGCTCTCATCTCGGTTGCTCTTATCGCCGGCGCTTCGACGCTTGGCAACCAGCTTGGCAACACCTTCAATGCGATCTCAACCAAGATGGGTACTGCCAACACTGCTGCTAACAAGTAA
- a CDS encoding CtpF protein, giving the protein MNGGASQADMAAEQPSGIDLESVRPLPRISVHVFCESEVVQRMADQMARDRRMAKVNLRVTSGGTSAAANMFASSPTPNLIVLETAAEPRNLLGELAPLAEVCDPSTRVIVIGRYNDIALYRELVRNGISEYLVAPVPMADMMAAISAIFVDPDAEPLGKSIAFVGAKGGVGASTIAHNCAFGISSLFSTETILADLDLPFGTANIDFDQDPMQGIAEAVFAPERLDEVFLDRLLTKCSDHLSLLSAPSLLDRSYDFEARAFQPVVEILQRSAPMAVLDVPHGWNEWTTSVLADADEVVICAAPDLANLRNTKNMLDALKKLRPNDRAPHLVLNQVGMPKRPEISPSDFTEPLEIEPIAILPFDAQLFGNAANSGRMIAEIDGKSPVAETFSQIAHVVTGRIAVKKTKKGGLGKMLGMLGRK; this is encoded by the coding sequence ATGAACGGCGGGGCCTCGCAGGCCGACATGGCTGCAGAACAGCCTTCCGGCATCGATCTGGAATCGGTACGGCCGCTGCCGCGCATTTCGGTCCACGTCTTTTGCGAAAGCGAGGTCGTGCAGCGTATGGCCGACCAGATGGCGCGCGACCGCCGCATGGCCAAGGTCAATCTGCGCGTCACGAGCGGCGGCACCAGCGCTGCCGCCAACATGTTTGCATCATCGCCGACCCCCAATCTGATCGTGCTCGAGACGGCTGCAGAACCGCGCAATCTCTTAGGTGAACTCGCGCCACTGGCGGAAGTTTGCGATCCGTCCACTCGCGTCATCGTCATCGGCCGCTACAACGATATCGCTCTCTATCGCGAACTCGTCCGCAACGGCATTTCCGAATATCTCGTTGCACCAGTTCCTATGGCAGACATGATGGCGGCAATCTCGGCCATCTTTGTCGATCCCGATGCCGAACCGCTTGGCAAGTCGATTGCCTTTGTCGGCGCAAAGGGGGGTGTCGGCGCCTCGACGATCGCCCACAATTGCGCCTTCGGCATATCGAGCCTGTTTTCGACCGAAACGATCCTGGCCGATCTCGACCTGCCTTTCGGTACCGCCAATATCGATTTCGACCAGGACCCGATGCAGGGTATTGCCGAAGCCGTGTTTGCGCCCGAGCGCCTTGATGAAGTCTTTCTTGATCGCCTTCTGACCAAGTGCTCGGATCACCTCTCGCTTCTGTCGGCCCCGTCGCTGCTCGATCGCTCCTATGATTTCGAGGCCCGCGCCTTCCAGCCGGTGGTCGAGATCCTGCAGCGCAGCGCCCCCATGGCCGTGCTCGACGTGCCGCATGGCTGGAACGAATGGACAACATCCGTCCTGGCCGATGCCGACGAGGTCGTCATCTGCGCCGCTCCGGACCTCGCCAACCTGCGCAACACCAAGAACATGCTGGATGCGCTGAAGAAGCTGAGGCCGAACGATCGTGCGCCGCATCTTGTCCTCAACCAGGTCGGCATGCCGAAGCGCCCCGAAATCAGCCCGTCGGATTTCACCGAACCGTTGGAGATCGAACCGATCGCAATCCTGCCTTTCGATGCGCAACTGTTCGGCAACGCAGCCAATAGCGGTCGCATGATTGCCGAAATCGACGGCAAGTCGCCGGTCGCCGAAACCTTCTCGCAGATCGCCCATGTCGTGACCGGCCGTATCGCGGTCAAGAAGACGAAGAAGGGCGGTCTCGGCAAGATGCTCGGCATGCTGGGCCGCAAGTGA
- a CDS encoding prepilin peptidase produces the protein MLSEVVATLVLTIFPAVLIAAAVSDFLTMTISNRLSLALALAFLVLAPVSGMPLVSTGYSLLGAAAVFLVCFALFAANIMGGGDAKLLTAASLWFGLDPSLATFIVSVAYAGGGVTLLFLLLRMRADTVMAMGIPLPVSIVGTRKIPYGIAIAIGGLMAFSASPIANLALKTL, from the coding sequence ATGCTGAGTGAAGTCGTCGCCACTCTGGTGCTCACGATCTTTCCGGCGGTACTGATCGCTGCTGCAGTCAGCGACTTTCTGACGATGACCATATCGAACCGTCTGTCGCTCGCCCTTGCCCTGGCCTTTCTTGTGCTGGCGCCCGTGTCCGGCATGCCGCTCGTCTCGACCGGTTACAGCCTTCTTGGCGCCGCAGCGGTTTTTCTTGTCTGCTTCGCGCTTTTCGCCGCTAATATTATGGGTGGCGGTGATGCAAAGCTTCTGACGGCAGCGAGCCTCTGGTTCGGTCTTGATCCATCTCTGGCTACTTTCATCGTTTCTGTCGCCTATGCCGGCGGCGGCGTGACGCTGCTTTTCCTCCTCTTGCGGATGCGTGCCGATACGGTCATGGCCATGGGCATTCCCTTGCCGGTTTCGATCGTCGGGACCAGGAAAATTCCTTATGGCATTGCCATTGCCATCGGTGGCCTGATGGCCTTTTCGGCATCTCCCATCGCAAATCTTGCGCTGAAAACATTGTAA
- a CDS encoding TadE/TadG family type IV pilus assembly protein, with amino-acid sequence MHQKNSTAADGKTSPNASKSRLRRLFRSKDGAAAIEFAILAIPYFLIVFAIIETFVAYTAEQLVANAVDTMGRKLRTGNITFSNASATTYMNQAAFRTAFCNEISILIQCSASEIATPTKLFLDVKSYTNFSDMPTTVPVTSAGDLDTSSFSYAPGGASTKNMLRAYYKWDIMTDLLRPYISNMRPTSGSNYFLIVETSAFKNEEYP; translated from the coding sequence ATGCACCAGAAGAATTCGACTGCGGCTGACGGAAAGACGTCTCCCAACGCCTCCAAATCCCGCCTCAGAAGGCTGTTTCGGTCGAAGGACGGTGCGGCGGCGATCGAGTTCGCCATCCTGGCGATCCCTTATTTCCTGATCGTCTTCGCAATCATCGAGACATTCGTCGCCTATACGGCCGAGCAACTCGTTGCCAATGCCGTCGATACGATGGGACGCAAGTTGCGCACCGGCAATATTACATTCAGCAATGCCAGCGCCACGACCTATATGAACCAGGCGGCCTTCCGCACCGCATTCTGCAACGAGATCTCTATCCTCATCCAGTGCAGCGCGTCGGAAATCGCTACACCTACGAAGCTTTTCCTCGACGTCAAAAGCTACACGAACTTCTCCGACATGCCGACCACCGTTCCTGTCACATCGGCTGGAGATCTCGACACATCATCCTTCAGCTATGCGCCGGGCGGTGCCAGCACCAAGAACATGCTGCGCGCATACTACAAGTGGGACATCATGACCGATCTGCTGCGGCCCTATATCTCGAACATGCGGCCAACCAGCGGATCGAATTACTTCCTGATCGTTGAGACGAGCGCCTTCAAGAACGAGGAATATCCGTGA
- the cpaB gene encoding Flp pilus assembly protein CpaB, whose protein sequence is MKPARIIILTVAVVAAGLAGLLAMRMGGQSAPKLVETVIKEPTIRVLVSADNLPVGARLNDKSLQWLDWPRGGIAEGFITSEARPDAIKELDGSVVRLPIFKGEPLRAEKIADSSSRIMSSLLPAGKRAVATEISVATGAGGFVLPNDRVDVIMVRQDKNAGNAYITENVLNNVRVLAIDQHIQEAPDGSKSVVGTTATLELTPDQAKVMAVAQQMAERLTLALRSVADAQEEDTDAADYLLHGDGKADIQVIKSGSIITGSTQAN, encoded by the coding sequence ATGAAGCCCGCTCGCATCATCATTCTGACGGTGGCCGTTGTGGCCGCAGGCCTTGCCGGCCTGCTGGCCATGCGCATGGGTGGCCAATCGGCGCCGAAGCTGGTGGAAACGGTCATCAAGGAACCGACCATTCGCGTTCTTGTTTCGGCTGACAATTTGCCGGTCGGCGCGCGGCTGAACGACAAGTCGCTCCAGTGGCTGGATTGGCCGCGCGGCGGCATTGCCGAAGGTTTCATCACCAGCGAGGCCCGGCCGGATGCGATCAAGGAACTTGATGGTTCCGTCGTGCGCCTGCCCATCTTCAAGGGTGAACCGCTGCGGGCAGAGAAGATCGCCGACTCCTCCAGCCGCATCATGTCCTCGCTGCTTCCAGCGGGCAAGCGTGCCGTCGCGACGGAAATTTCGGTCGCCACCGGCGCCGGCGGCTTCGTGCTGCCGAACGACCGCGTCGACGTCATCATGGTTCGCCAGGACAAGAATGCGGGCAACGCATACATTACCGAGAACGTCCTCAACAACGTCCGCGTGCTTGCCATCGACCAGCACATCCAGGAAGCGCCCGACGGCAGCAAGTCCGTCGTTGGTACCACGGCGACGCTCGAACTGACACCGGATCAGGCCAAGGTCATGGCGGTCGCCCAGCAGATGGCGGAGCGCCTGACGCTCGCTCTGCGCTCCGTCGCCGATGCCCAGGAAGAGGATACGGATGCGGCAGACTATCTGCTGCACGGCGACGGCAAGGCAGACATACAGGTTATCAAGTCGGGATCGATCATCACCGGCTCGACGCAGGCGAATTGA